A genome region from Brassica oleracea var. oleracea cultivar TO1000 chromosome C2, BOL, whole genome shotgun sequence includes the following:
- the LOC106326420 gene encoding uncharacterized protein LOC106326420, translated as MVKANVLSKIRGFSGVNRPIYVLAGLAFLISVATLAKFNYITPLRFSGRFCNNHGSFDGDNYILGSQMRKTIESAIFKIHQEMDDLKVLEANSSAPPSDSSASGSMFRHVAFLADVLSLIQSVHMELPSFEEVDHPLKQRNGDPGEHFMREEIKKYIKIKPNRLGKQNFMGANGTFTSIGHACFAMKKDVEEYMDYDVGEICNDDWRLAQKLMVHGCDPLPRRRCFSRAPQLYYKPFPINESLWKLPDNRNVRWGQYKCKNFTCLASNTTARKGFFKCTDCFNLTHHELPRWVNRGELDPETNQTADFSIQEVLEIKPGEIRIGLDFSVGTGTFAARMRESNVTIVTATINLGAPFNEMISLRGLVPLYLTVNQRLPFFDSTLDVIHTTRFLDGWIDLILLDFVLFDWDRVLRPGGLLWIDSFFCLKEDLGDYMEAFKALRYRRHKWVVVPKRDKDDKEVFFSAVLEKPPRPFR; from the coding sequence ATGGTGAAGGCGAATGTATTATCGAAAATTAGAGGTTTCAGTGGCGTCAACAGACCCATCTATGTCTTGGCTGGTTTGGCATTTCTCATCTCAGTAGCTACTCTGGCTAAGTTCAACTACATCACACCGCTAAGGTTCTCTGGTCGGTTCTGTAATAATCATGGAAGCTTTGACGGCGACAACTATATCCTCGGAAGCCAAATGAGAAAGACGATAGAATCCGCCATCTTCAAAATCCACCAAGAAATGGATGATCTCAAGGTCTTAGAAGCTAATTCTTCTGCTCCACCATCTGATTCATCAGCTTCAGGATCCATGTTTAGGCATGTAGCTTTCCTTGCTGATGTTCTTTCACTGATTCAGTCAGTTCATATGGAGTTGCCTTCCTTCGAAGAAGTGGATCATCCGTTGAAGCAGAGGAACGGTGACCCTGGCGAGCATTTCATGAGGGAAGAGATCAAGAAGTACATAAAGATCAAACCGAACCGGCTTGGAAAGCAGAATTTCATGGGAGCTAATGGAACGTTCACTTCGATAGGGCACGCTTGCTTTGCCATGAAGAAAGATGTAGAAGAGTATATGGACTATGACGTGGGGGAGATCTGCAACGACGACTGGAGACTAGCTCAGAAGCTTATGGTTCACGGTTGCGATCCGTTGCCTAGAAGACGGTGTTTCTCCCGTGCACCGCAGCTATATTACAAACCGTTTCCGATCAACGAGTCTTTGTGGAAGCTTCCGGATAACCGGAACGTGAGATGGGGACAGTATAAATGCAAGAACTTTACTTGTCTTGCAAGCAACACGACAGCAAGAAAAGGGTTCTTCAAATGCACTGACTGCTTCAACCTCACGCATCACGAGTTGCCGAGATGGGTTAACCGAGGAGAACTCGATCCAGAGACAAACCAAACAGCTGATTTCTCGATACAAGAAGTACTTGAAATCAAACCGGGAGAGATTAGGATCGGTTTGGACTTCAGCGTTGGCACGGGGACTTTCGCAGCGAGGATGAGAGAAAGTAACGTCACCATTGTAACAGCAACAATCAACCTAGGAGCTCCATTCAACGAGATGATCTCTCTGCGTGGTTTAGTCCCATTGTACTTAACTGTGAACCAACGGTTACCTTTCTTCGACAGCACGCTTGATGTGATTCACACGACGAGGTTTCTTGATGGATGGATCGATCTGATACTTCTGGACTTCGTGCTGTTTGATTGGGACAGGGTTTTAAGACCAGGTGGGTTGTTGTGGATAGATAGTTTCTTTTGTCTGAAAGAGGATTTGGGTGATTACATGGAGGCGTTTAAAGCTTTGAGGTATAGGAGACATAAGTGGGTTGTGGTGCCTAAGAGAGATAAAGATGATAAAGAAGTTTTCTTCTCTGCTGTGTTAGAGAAACCTCCAAGACCCTTTAGATGA
- the LOC106325182 gene encoding mitochondrial adenine nucleotide transporter ADNT1-like isoform X2 produces MATEDVKRSESAAVSTIVNLAEEAREGVKAPSYAVLSICKSLFAGGVAGGSRTAVAPLERMKILLQVQNPHNIKSSGTVQGLKYIWRTEGLRGLFKGNGTNCARIVPNSAVKFFSYEQASKGILYMYRQQTGNENAQLTPVLRLGAGATAGIIAMSATYPMDMVRGRLTVQTANSPYQYRGIAHALSTVVREEGPRALYRGWLPSVIGVVPYVGLNFAVYESLKDWLVKDNPFGLVENNELTIITRLSCGAIAGTVGQTIAYPLDVIRRRMQMVGWKSASSVVTGEGRSKASLEYNGMVDAFRKTVRHEGLGALYKGLVPNSVKVVPSIAIAFVTYEMVKDVLGVEFRISD; encoded by the exons ATGGCAACAGAGGATGTGAAGAGGAGCGAATCGGCAGCAGTATCAACGATCGTGAATCTGGCGGAGGAAGCGAGGGAAGGAGTCAAAGCTCCGAGTTATGCTGTCCTCAGCATCTGCAAGTCTCTCTTCGCCGGTGGCGTCGCTGGTGG GTCACGAACTGCAGTTGCACCTCTGGAAAGGATGAAGATATTGCTTCAG GTCCAAAATCCACATAACATAAAGTCTAGTGGGACAGTCCAAGGGTTGAAGTATATTTGGAGAACGGAGGGGCTTCGTGGTCTGTTCAAAGGAAACGGCACCAACTGTGCTCGTATTGTTCCTAATTCTGCTGTCAAATTTTTCAGCTATGAGCAAGCTTCCAA GGGTATACTGTACATGTATCGTCAGCAGACAGGAAATG AAAATGCACAACTCACTCCTGTTTTGAGGCTTGGAGCTGGTGCAACTGCTGGCATAATAGCCATGTCTGCGACATACCCTATGGATATGGTTCGTGGAAGACTAACTGTCCAG ACTGCGAACTCTCCTTATCAATATAGAGGAATTGCACATGCTTTGTCAACTGTCGTGCGTGAGGAAGGTCCACGTGCCTTGTACCGTGGTTGGCTTCCATCAGTGATCGGAGTT GTTCCTTATGTGGGCTTGAACTTTGCTGTCTACGAGTCTCTAAAGGACTGGCTAGTTAAAGACAATCCATTCGGACTGGTGGAGAACAATGAGCTGACCATTATAACGAGACTCTCTTGTGGTGCTATAGCTGGAACGGTTGGTCAAACGATTGCTTATCCGCTGGATGTGATTCGTAGGAGAATGCAAATGGTGGGGTGGAAAAGTGCGTCCTCTGTTGTTACAGGAGAGGGGAGAAGCAAGGCTTCGCTTGAATACAACGGTATGGTTGATGCATTTAGGAAGACAGTTCGTCATGAAGGCTTAGGAGCATTGTACAAGGGTTTGGTTCCCAACTCAGTGAAG GTGGTACCATCAATTGCGATTGCATTTGTGACATATGAGATGGTGAAAGACGTTTTAGGAGTTGAGTTTAGGATATCAGACTGA
- the LOC106326345 gene encoding uncharacterized protein LOC106326345 has product MEKNRDHTSPTHSMAAAEMFFKPVLQKPPGYHELHAPPETPNALSSSSTLRRRPPKFMIPPSFYPDKKKKWSRCRVFCCCFCITIAILILLLIIAVSVFFLWYSPRLPVVLLASFRVSNFNFSNGKPRDGLSHLTAEASARLDFSNPNGKLRYYYGDADVAVSVGDGDYETSLGSTEVKGFVQKPGNRTVVIVPVKVKREEVDDPTVKMLLAEMKSKKLVVKVTVKTKLGLAVGRRKILTVGITLRCGGVTLQKVDKQMAKCTIKMLKWIKLHS; this is encoded by the exons ATGGAGAAGAACAGAGATCACACAAGTCCTACGCATTCCATGGCCGCGGCAGAGATGTTTTTCAAACCGGTGCTTCAGAAACCACCCGGCTACCATGAGCTTCACGCGCCTCCTGAAACTCCAAACGCATTATCATCTTCATCCACGCTTCGTCGCCGGCCACCTAAGTTTATGATCCCGCCGTCCTTTTATCCGGATAAGAAGAAAAAGTGGAGTCGTTGCCGCGTCTTTTGCTGCTGCTTCTGCATCACCATCGCCATACTCATCCTCCTCCTTATCATCGCCGTCTCCGTCTTCTTCCTATGGTACAGCCCGAGACTCCCCGTCGTACTCCTCGCCTCCTTCCGCGTCAGCAACTTCAACTTTTCCAACGGGAAACCCCGCGACGGTTTGTCGCACTTGACGGCGGAGGCTTCTGCGAGGCTCGATTTCAGCAATCCCAACGGGAAGCTACGGTACTATTACGGCGACGCTGACGTGGCGGTGAGCGTAGGAGATGGCGATTACGAGACGAGTCTAGGGTCAACGGAAGTCAAAGGGTTTGTGCAAAAGCCGGGGAATCGGACGGTTGTGATCGTTCCGGTTAAAGTGAAGAGAGAAGAGGTGGATGATCCGACGGTTAAGATGCTTTTAGCGGAGATGAAGAGTAAGAAGTTGGTGGTGAAGGTGACAGTTAAAACGAAGCTGGGATTGGCTGTGGGAAGGCGTAAGATTCTTACGGTGGGGATTACTCTCAGATGCGGTGGCGTGACGTTACAGAAGGTGGATAAACAGATGGCTAAATGCACCATCAAAATGCTTAAATG GATTAAGTTGCACTCATAA
- the LOC106324862 gene encoding protein CURVATURE THYLAKOID 1A, chloroplastic-like, with protein sequence MAMTVAASSSVAVMIPRVTSVSASFSAVPYLPPLPPRSFGRSSFTVPPKLVSGNGSQKGELMKMRASSSDETSTSIDTNELFTDLKEKWDGLENKSTVIIYGGGAIVAVWLSSIVVGAINSVPLLPKVMELVGLGYTGWFVYRYLLFKSSRKELAEDIDSLKKKIAGTE encoded by the exons ATGGCGATGACAGTAGCAGCTTCGTCCTCTGTGGCAGTGATGATTCCACGTGTTACCTCCGTCTCCGCCAGCTTCTCCGCCGTTCCTTACCTTCCTCCGCTGCCTCCTCGCTCATTTGGCCGATCCTCTTTCACTGTTCCGCCGAAGCTAGTTTCAG GTAATGGTTCGCAGAAGGGTGAATTGATGAAGATGAGAGCTTCTTCATCAGATGAGACCTCAACGTCCATTGACACCAACGAACTCTTCACAGACTTGAAGGAAAAG TGGGATGGTCTTGAGAACAAGTCGACTGTAATAATATATGGAGGAGGAGCCATTGTTGCTGTTTGGTTATCTTCCATTGTTGTTGGTGCCATCAACTCTGTTCCCCTG CTTCCCAAAGTTATGGAACTTGTTGGTCTCGGCTACACAGGATGGTTCGTCTACCGATACCTCCTCTTCAAG TCAAGCAGAAAGGAACTGGCTGAGGATATTGATTCCTTGAAGAAGAAGATCGCTGGGACCGAATAG
- the LOC106325182 gene encoding mitochondrial adenine nucleotide transporter ADNT1-like isoform X1 encodes MATEDVKRSESAAVSTIVNLAEEAREGVKAPSYAVLSICKSLFAGGVAGGSRTAVAPLERMKILLQVQNPHNIKSSGTVQGLKYIWRTEGLRGLFKGNGTNCARIVPNSAVKFFSYEQASKKCTTHSCFEAWSWCNCWHNSHVCDIPYGYGSWKTNCPGNFFVIARALLVIFVNSANIDDISNRLRTLLINIEELHMLCQLSCVRKVHVPCTVVPYVGLNFAVYESLKDWLVKDNPFGLVENNELTIITRLSCGAIAGTVGQTIAYPLDVIRRRMQMVGWKSASSVVTGEGRSKASLEYNGMVDAFRKTVRHEGLGALYKGLVPNSVKVVPSIAIAFVTYEMVKDVLGVEFRISD; translated from the exons ATGGCAACAGAGGATGTGAAGAGGAGCGAATCGGCAGCAGTATCAACGATCGTGAATCTGGCGGAGGAAGCGAGGGAAGGAGTCAAAGCTCCGAGTTATGCTGTCCTCAGCATCTGCAAGTCTCTCTTCGCCGGTGGCGTCGCTGGTGG GTCACGAACTGCAGTTGCACCTCTGGAAAGGATGAAGATATTGCTTCAG GTCCAAAATCCACATAACATAAAGTCTAGTGGGACAGTCCAAGGGTTGAAGTATATTTGGAGAACGGAGGGGCTTCGTGGTCTGTTCAAAGGAAACGGCACCAACTGTGCTCGTATTGTTCCTAATTCTGCTGTCAAATTTTTCAGCTATGAGCAAGCTTCCAA AAAATGCACAACTCACTCCTGTTTTGAGGCTTGGAGCTGGTGCAACTGCTGGCATAATAGCCATGTCTGCGACATACCCTATGGATATGGTTCGTGGAAGACTAACTGTCCAGGTAACTTTTTTGTAATAGCTAGAGCCTTACTAGTCATCTTTGTTAACTCTGCAAACATTGATGATATTTCAAACAGACTGCGAACTCTCCTTATCAATATAGAGGAATTGCACATGCTTTGTCAACTGTCGTGCGTGAGGAAGGTCCACGTGCCTTGTACCGTG GTTCCTTATGTGGGCTTGAACTTTGCTGTCTACGAGTCTCTAAAGGACTGGCTAGTTAAAGACAATCCATTCGGACTGGTGGAGAACAATGAGCTGACCATTATAACGAGACTCTCTTGTGGTGCTATAGCTGGAACGGTTGGTCAAACGATTGCTTATCCGCTGGATGTGATTCGTAGGAGAATGCAAATGGTGGGGTGGAAAAGTGCGTCCTCTGTTGTTACAGGAGAGGGGAGAAGCAAGGCTTCGCTTGAATACAACGGTATGGTTGATGCATTTAGGAAGACAGTTCGTCATGAAGGCTTAGGAGCATTGTACAAGGGTTTGGTTCCCAACTCAGTGAAG GTGGTACCATCAATTGCGATTGCATTTGTGACATATGAGATGGTGAAAGACGTTTTAGGAGTTGAGTTTAGGATATCAGACTGA